From Pogona vitticeps strain Pit_001003342236 chromosome ZW-PAR, PviZW2.1, whole genome shotgun sequence, one genomic window encodes:
- the LOC144585180 gene encoding protein Niban 2-like, whose amino-acid sequence MVRLLPKASRSVSPPRRPHGGNRTPVVGGKGRQSERLRGLPGPESACLASLPGPVGQRCPFRGGPSPAPKSGSASVLKCPTQFPLILWHPYARHYYFCVMTGKEQEKWRAVFQDCVRHCNNGIPEDSKVEAPAFTDAVRMYRQSNEQYGTWDMLCGNEAQVLTNLVMEELLPELKNMIGPRLKGKAQERHRVWIQVSDAVYRMVYDQTKAHYEAEVVECELQTPSLQSTIRTDMDQIIQSKEHLASKIRASVFSKAEICVRNHVQPYIASILEALMIPTSQGFAEVREVFFKEVTDMNLNIVNEGGTEKLGEYMEKLSQLAFHPVKMQSCYEKMDQLKLEGLQQRFDVSSASVFKQRAQILMRQQMDDTVYTFETLLHQELGKSLSKDDLCKAIQRILERVLKKYDYDSSTVRKKLFREALLQITIPFLLKKLAPTCKGDLSRFQELIFEDFARFILVENTYEEVVLQSVMKDIMMAVKEAAIQRKHNLYRDSIVMHNSDPNLHLLGEGTPIDWEEEFGCPAEADPAEEKQRRAKQVMSVIQVDEGAPPYDVASLEEAMEADATGLSPAPPTPGSPESLKELRTMLVKEFQVETPVPAAEKKEEPLSNGTVVQENQATRERAEEEKEEEEKGEAAPRADRHLPEKSPERHEKEEEVPEGTAVSPLPPPSSAAEGGVPMDHPLPDDKETGEVTAATAVCEARNEAPSEDSHRAMDDHKGAQTQF is encoded by the exons ATGGTGCGGCTTTTGCCCAAGGCCAGCCGGTCTgtctctcctcccaggaggccccatggggggaatcgaactccagtTGTGGGAGGAAAAGGGAGGCAGAGCGAGAGGCTGAGAGGGTTGCCTGGGCCAGAGAGCGCCTGCCTTGCTTCCCTTCCTGGCCCGGTCGGGCAAAGGTGCCCTTTCCGAGGTGGCCCCA GTCCAGCCCCCAAATCGGGCAGCGCCTCCGTCTTGAAATGCCCCACGCAGTTCCCCCTCATCCTTTGGCACCCCTACGCGCGCCACTACTACTTCTGCGTGATGACCGGCAAGGAGCAGGAGAAGTGGCGCGCGGTTTTCCAGGACTGTGTGCGCCACTGCAACAATg GAATCCCCGAGGACTCGAAGGTGGAAGCCCCGGCCTTTACAGATGCTGTCCGCATGTACCGCCAGTCGAATGAGCAGTACGGGACGTGGGACATGCTGTGTGGCAATGAAGCCCAG GTCTTGACCAACCTGGTGATGGAGGAGCTCCTTCCAGAGCTGAAGAACATGATCGGGCCGCGGCTGAAGGGCAAAGCCCAGGAGAGGCACCGGGTGTGGATTCAG GTCTCCGATGCTGTGTACAGGATGGTTTATGACCAGACGAAAGCCCACTACGAGGCGGAGGTGGTCGAATGCGAACTTCAGACGCCCAGTTTGCAAAGCACCATCCGCACCGATATGGACCAGATCATCCAATCCAAGGAGCACCTGGCCAGCAAAATCCGAG CTTCGGTCTTTTCCAAAGCCGAGATCTGCGTCCGGAACCACGTCCAGCCGTACATCGCGTCCATCCTGGAGGCTCTGATGATCCCCACCAGCCAGGGCTTTGCTGAAGTGCGGGAGGTCTTCTTCAAGGAGGTCACGGACATGAACCTGAACATTGTCAATGAAGGCGGGACGGAGAAGCTCGGAGAG TATATGGAGAAGCTTTCCCAGCTGGCCTTCCACCCAGTCAAGATGCAGTCCTGCTACGAGAAGATGGACCAGTTGAAGCTGGAAGGCCTTCAGCAGAGGTTTGACGTGTCCAGCGCGTCGGTGTTCAAGCAGAGGGCCCAGATCCTGATGAGGCAG CAAATGGACGATACAGTCTACACCTTTGAGACGCTCCTCCATCAGGAGCTGGGGAAGTCGTTGAGCAAAGACGACCTGTGTAAAGCCATCCAGCGCATCCTGGAGCGCGTGCTCAAG AAATACGACTACGACAGCAGCACGGTGCGGAAGAAGTTATTTAGGGAAGCCCTCCTACAGATCACGATCCCTTTCTTGCTGAAGAAGTTGGCGCCCACCTGCAAAggg GATTTATCGAGATTCCAGGAGCTGATCTTTGAAGACTTTGCCCGATTCATCCTGGTGGAGAACACGTACGAGGAGGTGGTGCTGCAGTCCGTCATGAAGGACATAATGATGG CTGTGAAAGAAGCCGCCATTCAGCGGAAGCACAACCTCTACCGGGACAGCATCGTGATGCACAACAGCGATCCGAACCTCCACCTGCTTGGGGAGGGGACACCCATCGACTGGGAGGAGGAGTTTGGCTGCCCGGCAGAGGCTGACCCAGCAGAGGAGAAGCAGCGCCGGGCCAAGCAAGTGATGTCGGTCATCCAGGTGGACGAAGGAGCCCCGCCTTACGACGTCGCTTCCCTGGAGGAGGCGATGGAGGCGGACGCTACGGGTCTTTCCCCGGCTCCTCCGACCCCAGGCTCGCCTGAGAGCCTGAAGGAGCTTCGTACGATGTTGGTGAAGGAGTTCCAGGTGGAGACGCCGGTTCCTGCTGCCGAGAAGAAGGAGGAGCCCCTCAGCAACGGCACTGTGGTCCAAGAGAACCAGGCCACCCGGGAGcgagcagaggaggagaaagaggaagaggaaaagggagaagcTGCTCCGAGGGCTGACAGGCACCTTCCGGAAAAGTCTCCCGAGCGCcatgaaaaagaggaggaagtgcCCGAGGGCACAGCTGTgtctcctctcccacctccttcctCGGCGGCTGAGGGGGGAGTCCCCATGGACCACCCCCTGCCCGACGACAAGGAGACGGGAGAGGTGACGGCGGCAACGGCAGTCTGCGAAGCCAGAAACGAAGCACCCTCGGAGGACAGCCACCGGGCCATGGACGACCACAAGGGGGCACAGACTCAGTTCTAG